The genomic window TTGATTTGGACGCCCACCAGGGCAACGGCACGGCGGTTTTTTTCCAGCGCGACCCCCGCGTGTTTACCCTCTCGGTACACGCCCTGCGCAACTACCCCCTCAAGAAGGAGCAGAGCAGCCTAGACGTGGGCCTGGGCGATGCCACCGGCGATGCCGAATATCTGGCAGCCCTGGAGCCCGCCCTCGAGCAGGCCTTCGCCTTCAAGCCCGACCTGGTCTTCTTCAACGCCGGAGTAGATGTGCTGCATAACGACCGCTTTGGGCGGCTGAACCTCAGCTTGCTAGGGCTGGCCGAGCGGGATCGGCGGGTGTTCGCAAAAGTAAAGCAGGCCCACGTACCCCTGGTGGTGGTCATGGGCGGCGGCTACAACCGCGACCCCCGCACCACAGTGGAGGCCCATGCCCAGACCTACCGGCTGGCGCTCAATGTGCTGGGCACTCGTTGAGCTCAGGATAGTCTATAGTCTATAGTCTATAGTCTATAGTCTATAGTCTATGGTCTATGGCTGATGGCCGA from Meiothermus sp. CFH 77666 includes these protein-coding regions:
- a CDS encoding histone deacetylase, whose product is MRRAYSTSHCVLELPEYHPFPKYKYGGVAEALRHELNIQPAPAIGWETLALAHTHDYLQKLRTEGLSRQEAHKVGLPWTQSLLTRALHAAGGTLAATQDALETGLGLNLAGGTHHAYPDRAEGYCLFNDVAVAIAHLRTGGWRGRALVVDLDAHQGNGTAVFFQRDPRVFTLSVHALRNYPLKKEQSSLDVGLGDATGDAEYLAALEPALEQAFAFKPDLVFFNAGVDVLHNDRFGRLNLSLLGLAERDRRVFAKVKQAHVPLVVVMGGGYNRDPRTTVEAHAQTYRLALNVLGTR